Proteins co-encoded in one candidate division KSB1 bacterium genomic window:
- a CDS encoding T9SS type A sorting domain-containing protein translates to MKGWTPRRIWVFAMLLCLTFYGLASAKTYYVNGQTGNDNWNGEAREYQGGTIGPKATINGAIAVASVTGDVIEVHYANGFIYNEVNPENCLPADPIHRSKVITFTTFGGTPTVNTWVVTANTTFISNFLIAERLWLKGNTASPTSPCLVYGANYLTMKNGAWVERTLGSIATGQLQFAGQASFQYTGGRPGGLPMVTGLEMPPSASTNVIRELWVRAPVLPATGTKTDLQLNESKQMNGSLTLETDCNLDLGGYTLTISQGATYGHNNSGDITNGLLNFVITSNNVTATLLGDRILPDVTVNAASGTNRTLVINTTKRVGILTANGVANMNVPNAGQTTLSGVIGGIVNNSTGQITIGSGTAVDGRTLDALGWLKAYNGVIFFDVPGVVDLGNVEVNGGTVRFRTTDSNVRLFGDGQFIRGKWEMSGDTGSAGTRRLRLGGALYQFGQNGTNVDFGTTRVDNVQLYVSPLGSVTAQTINGNKPGSVWHGTMVIDNNTVSPGVTFHAGVFVVLGHTIFSTGRVLIDQCAVTVGQDTTAGIPSSFTNNGGFNAVNGGFVEMKGAVVQNVSGSGPFGSFAVNNVTTPIGVRITAPITCTEFFYLTNGRVTNSGNISFNNASVYPTIVRLNGTFDAAPNFVTMVNVEYQGNQKTTDWELPQGAQEDRLYSLYIRTQNNTLCANGVGWVRLNTNATVRGDLVINPNQMLIINDARVLTLMGTLINLGGHIITIQPTAWLVLANPNGTTIISDYYLPNIRVAANSKNNKIKARGLAVGSGSMPDFCSNDPNTLIAALDPGSIDFVQNVPPQSSSLEVEFTDTNRPHIDWLRTHNFATLTLKSNLVQKGDLTHRANAMINIGDYVYTVRGANIDLVGTAQILSTAAGKLIFNGSVQTMRLGLTGIDYPRIDANTEVNLTASQLDLVNNGADSLAITKDFIMRNGTVNLFADLALLGKNFYLYQTATMAGPNTLYLNAVNPPMNWYIFQSPLITNLTVQKSVDILGNEYDVTVANTYIHQDGTVNLGSNDLIIRNTFTRLAGTYEATTGYLVYNSDASPFAHGNSNFQIPNFWIESQSGVDITTTGNGAYTITKNLFLKNRDLKEFRHRGRMIVADGVTVKYHSGSFDMPPVYLGKIRLIAVHQADNKLLPENVWPENSGIVKTFIVRTWPNEQDDTAPKNYKTIRLPVSNSVSDTLLLRNGVLKVVDGKSLTFIDGLVIIRVDGEIEENSSVVADGSHYKVIYRDNNPMDPGLDYDHAPAFLFSGPELPDRVEELTFTRYRNTKNRFVQITKPVEVLGPHTLTIRNDVIVGENAKITVYGDVYIQNESNVYPLATDPVCQFWSPLCFAGDQDQTVYVPKDGIDLRPPMPGGHGTPHPMPIQPGPARLEINKTKPANIVGVVGGSLHVDHITFTNGLLDTEGDAYVEICAPSPGYGQGFDRSGVAPGNTGYAIGRIMKRLQNFEVEAWSSSDRQEFPVGSLNAYRPMVFTFKPVNGAVVIPHNLGIIVQHIDKYPQGSKGFPITDECGVTLNTYSDFYWYVQTEGTSYSQQPFDLEVKATGLKNYTDASKLRIIRRHGKPSEMDNTWTIQGDCHSYDNANYSTGPTLITEQTRGGLRNEGAVFAVGKPEGSLPILTHFQTVWSGNPYKAMTFYVTKAEFYPGKALQVGDEIAVFDGQYCVGVVKLTQAASKTSPAIIVASADDPGTSARDGFRDGNPITYRLYDSKTGDTYLATEVQYFKVDQDVVETNPVVFTGQSSTRVELYRTQKEIPGQFIQLRRGWNIFSLAVQPSGSTNLFNTANPTPTGGGILNPIVQQLVKVVGTNEGTIERLLGNWINTIGSWNPAEGYYINVNQDVILQVPGTILPTPITINMHDRWNIISYPCIDAEQNALTVLQPLINAGVLKKAMDQYGHALEKLAFVGWYNGIGNMKPGEGYYVYVTTATSFAINCPSQMPKLAVVNEPAPPKYFVRDEGNPYMPMNIYISEAKIDGQPLQMGDEVAVFDGKKLVGSVVVEHEINASQPLALIAAMDDGSGKGFTRGNAISIRVWKKDLDKEFEIPADKLQFKQSQESSVELSAAFEPRGTAMVSFDVKFQAAEMPKTFALEQNYPNPFNPSTTIRYAVPNDADVKVQIYDVTGKLVMTLVDAKQTAGFYEVSWNGTNAEGMRVASGIYFCKMTAGSFTETRKMMFAK, encoded by the coding sequence ATGAAAGGATGGACACCGCGAAGAATATGGGTCTTCGCAATGCTGCTTTGCTTGACATTTTACGGTTTGGCAAGCGCCAAAACGTACTATGTCAACGGGCAGACGGGGAATGACAACTGGAACGGTGAGGCCCGCGAGTATCAAGGCGGCACCATCGGTCCAAAGGCGACCATCAACGGCGCCATCGCTGTTGCGAGCGTAACGGGCGATGTGATCGAGGTACACTATGCAAACGGTTTTATTTACAATGAGGTTAATCCGGAAAATTGTTTGCCTGCAGACCCGATCCATCGCAGCAAAGTCATCACGTTTACGACCTTCGGAGGGACGCCGACCGTCAACACCTGGGTCGTGACAGCCAACACGACATTTATCAGCAACTTTTTGATTGCTGAAAGGTTGTGGCTGAAGGGGAACACTGCTTCACCGACCTCTCCATGTTTGGTGTACGGCGCCAACTATTTAACTATGAAGAACGGCGCGTGGGTGGAGAGGACGCTGGGAAGCATTGCTACGGGCCAGCTGCAGTTTGCCGGGCAGGCCAGCTTTCAATACACCGGCGGAAGACCGGGCGGCCTTCCTATGGTGACCGGTTTGGAGATGCCGCCTTCGGCGAGCACCAACGTTATACGGGAGCTGTGGGTTAGAGCTCCGGTTCTTCCTGCCACCGGCACCAAAACGGATCTGCAGTTGAATGAAAGCAAACAGATGAACGGTTCTTTGACGCTGGAAACGGACTGCAATCTGGACTTGGGCGGCTATACACTGACTATTTCTCAGGGAGCCACGTACGGACACAACAACAGCGGCGACATCACCAACGGTCTGCTGAATTTTGTCATCACCAGTAACAATGTTACAGCTACTCTTTTAGGGGATCGGATTTTGCCGGATGTGACCGTCAATGCTGCCTCTGGGACCAACCGGACGCTGGTCATCAACACAACCAAGCGGGTCGGCATTCTCACCGCCAACGGCGTGGCGAACATGAACGTTCCCAATGCCGGCCAGACGACGCTGAGCGGCGTAATCGGCGGCATCGTCAATAACTCCACGGGACAGATTACCATCGGCAGCGGCACCGCAGTTGACGGACGCACCCTGGATGCGCTGGGCTGGTTGAAGGCCTACAACGGCGTCATCTTTTTCGACGTTCCCGGAGTTGTCGATCTCGGCAATGTGGAGGTCAACGGCGGTACGGTCCGCTTCCGCACCACCGATTCGAACGTCAGACTGTTCGGAGACGGTCAGTTCATCCGCGGCAAGTGGGAGATGAGCGGCGATACAGGCAGCGCCGGAACTCGCAGATTGCGGCTCGGCGGCGCTCTCTACCAGTTCGGCCAAAACGGCACCAACGTCGATTTCGGCACCACCCGTGTCGACAATGTTCAGCTTTATGTTAGTCCGCTTGGCTCCGTAACGGCGCAAACCATCAACGGCAATAAGCCCGGTTCCGTATGGCACGGTACGATGGTTATCGACAACAATACGGTTTCTCCGGGAGTCACCTTTCACGCCGGCGTTTTCGTTGTTTTGGGCCACACAATTTTCAGCACCGGCCGCGTGCTGATCGATCAGTGTGCGGTTACAGTCGGGCAGGACACCACCGCCGGAATTCCTTCCAGCTTTACCAATAACGGCGGGTTTAACGCCGTCAACGGCGGTTTCGTCGAGATGAAGGGCGCCGTCGTACAGAATGTCAGCGGCAGTGGTCCTTTCGGCAGCTTTGCCGTCAACAACGTTACAACGCCGATCGGAGTCAGGATTACTGCCCCGATTACCTGCACGGAATTCTTTTACTTGACCAACGGCCGGGTCACCAACTCCGGAAACATTTCGTTCAACAACGCTTCTGTGTATCCGACGATCGTGCGTTTGAACGGCACCTTTGATGCCGCACCGAATTTTGTGACCATGGTCAACGTCGAATATCAGGGCAACCAAAAGACGACGGATTGGGAGCTGCCGCAGGGAGCTCAGGAGGACAGGCTCTACAGCCTCTACATCCGAACCCAAAACAACACCCTATGCGCCAACGGCGTCGGTTGGGTACGGCTGAACACCAATGCCACGGTGCGCGGCGATCTGGTGATCAATCCGAATCAAATGCTCATCATCAACGACGCGCGCGTGCTGACGCTGATGGGCACCCTGATCAATTTGGGCGGCCACATTATTACGATTCAGCCTACGGCTTGGCTGGTCCTCGCCAATCCCAACGGTACGACCATCATATCCGATTACTATCTGCCGAACATTCGCGTCGCGGCGAATTCCAAGAACAACAAGATCAAGGCGCGCGGACTGGCGGTCGGCAGCGGAAGCATGCCGGATTTCTGTTCCAATGATCCGAACACGCTGATTGCGGCATTGGATCCCGGCAGCATCGACTTTGTCCAGAACGTGCCGCCGCAGTCCTCATCGCTTGAGGTCGAGTTTACCGACACCAACCGGCCGCACATTGACTGGCTGCGGACGCACAATTTCGCCACCTTGACGCTCAAGAGCAATCTGGTGCAAAAAGGCGATCTGACTCATCGCGCCAACGCCATGATCAACATCGGCGACTATGTCTACACCGTGCGCGGCGCCAACATTGATTTGGTGGGCACGGCGCAGATCCTCAGCACTGCTGCCGGAAAGCTCATTTTCAACGGCAGCGTCCAGACCATGAGGCTTGGCCTAACCGGCATCGACTATCCGCGCATCGACGCGAATACCGAGGTTAATCTCACGGCCTCTCAGTTGGATTTGGTGAACAACGGCGCCGATTCGCTGGCTATTACCAAAGACTTTATTATGCGCAATGGTACGGTGAATTTGTTCGCCGATTTGGCGCTGCTGGGCAAAAACTTTTATCTGTACCAGACGGCAACCATGGCGGGTCCTAATACCCTCTATTTGAACGCCGTCAATCCGCCGATGAACTGGTACATTTTCCAAAGCCCGCTGATCACCAACCTGACCGTACAAAAGTCGGTCGACATTCTGGGCAACGAGTATGACGTAACAGTCGCCAATACCTACATCCACCAGGACGGCACCGTCAATCTCGGCTCGAACGATCTGATCATTAGGAACACCTTTACCCGACTTGCCGGTACTTATGAGGCGACGACCGGCTATTTGGTCTATAATTCGGATGCTTCACCGTTTGCGCACGGCAACAGCAACTTTCAAATTCCGAATTTCTGGATCGAATCACAGAGCGGCGTCGACATCACTACAACCGGAAACGGCGCTTATACGATCACCAAGAATCTCTTTCTTAAGAACCGTGATCTGAAAGAGTTTCGGCATCGCGGGCGAATGATCGTTGCCGACGGCGTAACGGTCAAGTATCATTCCGGTTCTTTCGATATGCCCCCGGTCTATCTCGGCAAAATCCGCCTCATCGCCGTTCATCAGGCGGACAACAAGCTTTTGCCTGAAAACGTTTGGCCGGAAAACTCGGGCATCGTCAAGACCTTCATCGTCCGCACCTGGCCGAACGAGCAGGATGATACGGCGCCCAAGAACTACAAGACCATTCGGCTGCCGGTCAGCAACTCGGTTTCCGATACGCTGCTGCTGCGCAACGGCGTGTTGAAGGTGGTGGACGGCAAATCGTTGACCTTTATCGACGGCCTGGTCATCATCCGCGTGGACGGCGAAATCGAAGAGAATTCTTCGGTTGTTGCAGACGGTTCGCACTATAAAGTGATCTACCGCGACAACAATCCGATGGATCCGGGTCTGGATTACGATCATGCGCCGGCTTTCCTCTTCTCCGGCCCGGAATTGCCCGACAGGGTTGAGGAGCTCACCTTCACCCGCTACCGCAACACCAAGAACCGCTTTGTGCAGATTACCAAGCCGGTTGAGGTGTTAGGACCGCATACTTTGACCATTCGCAACGACGTAATCGTGGGCGAAAATGCCAAGATTACGGTCTATGGCGATGTGTACATCCAAAATGAGTCCAACGTCTATCCGTTGGCGACCGACCCGGTGTGCCAGTTCTGGTCGCCGCTCTGCTTTGCCGGTGATCAGGATCAGACGGTGTATGTACCTAAAGACGGCATCGATCTGCGGCCGCCGATGCCCGGCGGACACGGTACGCCGCATCCCATGCCGATTCAGCCTGGACCGGCTCGGCTGGAGATCAATAAGACCAAACCGGCCAACATCGTCGGCGTTGTGGGCGGCAGCCTGCATGTCGATCACATCACCTTCACCAACGGTCTGCTCGACACCGAGGGTGATGCTTACGTCGAAATCTGCGCGCCGTCGCCTGGTTACGGCCAGGGCTTTGACCGCAGCGGCGTTGCTCCCGGCAACACCGGTTACGCCATCGGTCGAATCATGAAGCGGCTGCAGAACTTTGAAGTGGAGGCGTGGTCAAGCAGTGACCGCCAGGAGTTCCCGGTCGGTTCGCTGAACGCCTATCGTCCGATGGTTTTCACTTTCAAACCCGTTAACGGTGCTGTGGTCATTCCGCACAATTTGGGCATCATTGTGCAGCATATCGACAAGTATCCGCAGGGTTCGAAAGGGTTCCCGATCACCGACGAATGCGGCGTAACGTTGAATACGTATTCCGACTTTTACTGGTACGTTCAGACGGAAGGAACCTCATACTCGCAACAGCCTTTCGATCTGGAAGTCAAGGCGACCGGTCTGAAGAACTATACCGACGCTTCCAAGCTGCGCATCATTCGTCGCCATGGCAAGCCCTCGGAGATGGACAACACCTGGACGATTCAGGGCGATTGTCACAGCTATGACAATGCCAATTATTCAACCGGTCCGACTTTGATCACCGAACAGACCCGCGGCGGTCTGCGCAACGAAGGCGCCGTGTTTGCCGTCGGTAAACCCGAAGGTTCTCTGCCGATCCTGACGCATTTCCAGACCGTCTGGTCCGGCAACCCCTACAAGGCGATGACCTTCTACGTGACCAAGGCGGAGTTCTATCCCGGTAAGGCGCTGCAGGTAGGTGACGAGATTGCCGTGTTCGACGGGCAGTATTGCGTCGGCGTCGTTAAATTGACGCAGGCTGCGAGCAAGACCTCGCCGGCGATCATCGTCGCTTCGGCGGACGATCCGGGTACGTCTGCGCGCGACGGTTTCCGCGACGGCAACCCGATCACCTATCGCCTCTACGACTCAAAGACCGGCGATACTTATCTGGCGACCGAAGTGCAGTACTTTAAGGTCGATCAGGATGTTGTCGAAACCAATCCGGTCGTGTTCACCGGTCAGAGCTCGACTCGAGTCGAATTGTACCGTACGCAGAAAGAGATCCCCGGCCAGTTCATTCAGTTGCGGCGCGGTTGGAACATCTTTTCGCTGGCGGTGCAGCCGAGCGGCAGCACGAACCTGTTCAACACAGCCAATCCGACGCCCACAGGCGGCGGCATCCTTAATCCGATCGTGCAGCAGCTGGTCAAAGTCGTTGGGACCAACGAAGGCACCATCGAAAGACTGCTGGGCAATTGGATCAATACGATCGGCAGCTGGAACCCGGCCGAAGGATATTACATCAACGTCAATCAGGATGTGATCCTGCAGGTTCCGGGTACCATTCTGCCGACGCCGATTACGATCAACATGCATGACCGTTGGAACATCATCAGCTATCCGTGCATCGACGCGGAACAGAATGCACTGACGGTTCTGCAGCCGTTGATCAATGCCGGTGTACTCAAGAAGGCGATGGACCAATATGGTCATGCGCTCGAAAAGCTGGCGTTCGTTGGATGGTACAACGGCATCGGCAACATGAAACCCGGTGAAGGCTACTATGTCTATGTTACCACGGCGACCAGTTTTGCGATCAATTGTCCGTCGCAGATGCCCAAGTTGGCCGTGGTCAACGAACCGGCACCGCCCAAGTACTTTGTGCGTGACGAGGGCAATCCTTATATGCCGATGAACATCTACATCTCCGAAGCCAAGATCGACGGTCAGCCGTTGCAGATGGGTGATGAGGTGGCAGTGTTCGACGGCAAAAAGCTGGTCGGTTCCGTGGTGGTCGAGCATGAAATCAATGCTTCCCAGCCTCTGGCTCTGATCGCCGCCATGGACGACGGCAGCGGCAAAGGCTTTACCAGAGGCAATGCCATCTCCATCCGCGTTTGGAAGAAGGATTTGGACAAGGAATTCGAGATTCCTGCCGACAAGCTGCAGTTCAAGCAGTCGCAGGAAAGCTCGGTGGAATTGTCCGCCGCCTTTGAGCCGCGTGGAACGGCGATGGTCAGCTTTGATGTCAAGTTCCAGGCCGCCGAGATGCCCAAGACCTTTGCGCTCGAGCAGAACTATCCGAACCCGTTCAATCCGAGCACGACCATTCGGTACGCCGTGCCGAATGATGCCGACGTGAAAGTGCAGATCTATGACGTCACCGGCAAGCTGGTTATGACGCTGGTCGACGCCAAACAGACGGCGGGCTTTTACGAGGTTTCTTGGAACGGCACCAACGCGGAAGGCATGCGGGTCGCTTCGGGCATCTACTTCTGCAAGATGACCGCCGGCTCGTTCACTGAAACCAGAAAAATGATGTTTGCCAAATAA